A single window of Desulfuromonas sp. TF DNA harbors:
- a CDS encoding type II toxin-antitoxin system RnlB family antitoxin yields MSKAYNLKKISDPECKYIVFSIDYHRIEDYITDLAKELTSKSFSGLVIFDLLLSNGLSSDRYVKAHFDGNKFLLQTMQPLDKVDDKIVKLSSNFYIKKPEYLERSILSRTQKFLIRRELSTQ; encoded by the coding sequence ATACAACTTAAAAAAGATTTCCGATCCTGAGTGTAAATATATTGTTTTCTCTATTGATTATCATCGAATAGAGGACTACATTACTGACCTTGCAAAGGAACTTACAAGCAAGTCATTTTCTGGTCTTGTTATCTTCGACTTACTTTTAAGCAATGGGCTCAGCTCTGATCGGTATGTAAAGGCACACTTCGATGGCAATAAATTTTTATTGCAAACTATGCAACCACTGGACAAAGTTGATGATAAGATCGTAAAGTTATCTTCGAATTTCTATATAAAGAAACCTGAATACCTAGAAAGAAGTATTCTTTCTCGAACCCAAAAGTTTCTGATTCGAAGGGAATTGTCTACACAATAA
- a CDS encoding S1 RNA-binding domain-containing protein: protein MESKYDLEKRAKDLIESNPTAAVAIYRRLWNEFPNDFNEWDAFFSIKALRAASCDDLEWAMELVNRYNNEKINGLFAWLVYDLCIKNLPKSEILSHEELIVSLVKLSPQKNLKQDASYPCPTTISILKLIDAHSENQFNANRINDLLDSLNVNYLSDLNHSINTEDRGWVELASDLEKYYAVKTKALLKMEHYSSCKLLCEEALNRLNKFHYDNDLWFHMRIAICNERLGNFEESKDQFESILSTKKGSDKWFIYKDLSELYCDQGDYVKAWEYAVSATFSSNEPQYMINLYILQIKILNKLERIDEGRILAELIAATIKDQQWRVKDSYARMFIHYGIDLDLIGNTGKYLREAKTFWANERYRGVPKICGEIVFVHNNGKVGKIKDTQERIISFHRKNFMNKSRNIAELMGATVEFYAMTGFDGNLAAENITVTSVRQRIADEGVGQTYVGTVKNVVDFGIFVRIGKQTDGLLHKSKLPHDIRGSFRERFRQGDSIKVEVTAVTEKGIQLGLLQ, encoded by the coding sequence ATGGAATCGAAGTATGACCTAGAAAAAAGAGCAAAAGATTTGATTGAATCAAACCCAACTGCTGCAGTTGCCATATATCGCAGGCTGTGGAATGAGTTTCCAAATGATTTCAACGAATGGGATGCCTTCTTTTCCATAAAGGCCTTGCGAGCAGCATCTTGCGACGATCTTGAGTGGGCAATGGAACTTGTTAATAGATATAATAACGAAAAAATAAATGGACTTTTTGCTTGGTTGGTTTATGACCTTTGTATTAAAAATCTCCCTAAAAGTGAAATACTAAGTCATGAAGAACTGATAGTTTCCTTAGTGAAATTGTCACCTCAAAAAAATTTGAAGCAAGATGCTTCATACCCGTGCCCAACGACAATATCAATTCTCAAATTAATAGATGCACATTCTGAGAATCAATTCAATGCAAACAGGATTAATGACCTACTTGATTCCTTGAATGTCAACTATCTATCTGACTTAAATCATAGCATTAATACTGAAGACCGAGGTTGGGTTGAGTTAGCTTCAGATTTAGAGAAATATTATGCGGTGAAAACGAAGGCTCTTCTAAAAATGGAGCATTATTCATCCTGTAAGCTCTTATGTGAAGAGGCTTTGAATAGATTAAATAAATTCCATTATGACAACGATTTGTGGTTCCATATGAGGATAGCTATATGTAATGAAAGATTAGGCAATTTTGAAGAGAGCAAAGACCAGTTTGAAAGTATTTTGTCTACGAAAAAAGGAAGCGATAAATGGTTCATTTATAAGGATTTGTCAGAACTGTATTGTGATCAAGGAGATTATGTTAAAGCATGGGAATATGCGGTAAGTGCAACTTTTAGCAGCAATGAACCACAATATATGATTAATCTTTATATCTTGCAAATAAAAATACTTAATAAGCTTGAACGGATTGATGAGGGAAGAATCCTGGCTGAATTGATAGCTGCAACAATCAAAGACCAGCAATGGCGCGTAAAAGATTCCTATGCCAGAATGTTTATACACTACGGTATCGATCTAGATCTTATAGGAAACACCGGTAAATATTTAAGGGAGGCAAAGACCTTTTGGGCAAATGAGAGATACAGAGGCGTCCCTAAAATTTGTGGAGAGATAGTTTTTGTTCACAATAATGGGAAAGTTGGGAAAATCAAAGATACGCAGGAAAGAATCATTAGTTTTCATCGAAAAAACTTCATGAATAAATCCAGGAATATTGCTGAGTTGATGGGCGCTACTGTCGAATTTTACGCTATGACAGGTTTTGATGGAAATCTTGCGGCTGAAAACATAACTGTCACATCAGTTAGGCAGCGTATTGCAGATGAAGGTGTGGGCCAGACTTACGTTGGTACTGTTAAAAATGTCGTTGATTTTGGCATATTCGTACGGATTGGGAAACAAACGGACGGCTTGCTTCACAAAAGCAAACTCCCCCATGACATCAGGGGGAGTTTTCGTGAAAGATTCAGGCAGGGAGACAGCATCAAGGTCGAAGTGACTGCAGTAACAGAAAAGGGTATACAATTAGGGCTTCTTCAATAA